In the genome of Entelurus aequoreus isolate RoL-2023_Sb linkage group LG08, RoL_Eaeq_v1.1, whole genome shotgun sequence, one region contains:
- the LOC133656364 gene encoding proteinase-activated receptor 1-like has protein sequence MSTDFSRSFQNLLLLLCAASAAGGNSSARGRTFALFDASFTDEPFPLDHLYDHDMDFPANPTARARNATAAISESALQFLTGRVSTLLIPSFYALVCLASIPVNVCAALAFIRRIRPKKPAAVYMLNLACADLVFASLLPFKIAYHFAGNHWVFGEVMCRVVTAAFYWNMYCSVLLIACISVDRLLAVVYPIDSLAWRRPRIATAACAAMWTVSLAASAPLVASRQTVRLEELGVTTCHDVQPVDRLLGHYKVYFITLCCALFLGPLLVTVGSYARVIWSLSAVARRVPASSRRRSRAVVMALTVLVMFLLCFAPTNCLLLFHYVHIHRSAQDAPEGSYAAYLVFLCLGSLNCLLDPLLYFFGSSQCQRELLGLLRCGKAAKTFSGSSSDSYRSSTRTFLKPGSRIDTSVAKQDSLGGQYKKLLV, from the exons ATGTCTACTGACTTCTCAAGATCTTTCCAGAACCTTCTGCTTCTGTTGTGTGCTGCCTCGGCTGCTGGAGGGAACA GCAGCGCACGAGGAAGAACCTTCGCCCTCTTCGACGCGTCCTTCACAGACGAGCCCTTCCCGCTCGACCACCTCTACGACCACGACATGGACTTCCCGGCCAACCCCACCGCGAGGGCGCGCAACGCAaccgccgccatctcggagtcggcgcTGCAGTTCCTGACGGGCCGCGTGTCCACGCTCCTCATCCCGTCCTTCTACGCGCTGGTCTGCCTGGCGAGCATCCCCGTCAACGTCTGCGCCGCGCTGGCCTTCATCCGCCGCATCCGCCCCAAGAAGCCGGCCGCCGTCTACATGCTGAACCTGGCGTGCGCCGACCTGGTCTTCGCCTCGCTGCTGCCCTTCAAGATTGCATACCACTTCGCCGGCAACCACTGGGTGTTCGGCGAGGTCATGTGCCGCGTGGTCACCGCCGCCTTCTACTGGAACATGTACTGCTCGGTGCTGCTCATCGCCTGCATCAGCGTGGACCGCCTCCTCGCCGTGGTCTACCCCATCGACTCCCTGGCGTGGAGGAGGCCGCGCATCGCCACGGCGGCCTGCGCCGCCATGTGGACGGTGTCCCTGGCCGCCTCGGCGCCGCTGGTGGCGTCGCGGCAGACGGTGCGCCTGGAGGAGCTGGGCGTCACCACCTGCCACGACGTCCAGCCCGTGGACCGGCTCCTGGGGCACTACAAGGTCTACTTCATCACGCTGTGCTGCGCCCTCTTCCTCGGCCCCCTGCTGGTCACCGTGGGGTCCTACGCCCGCGTCATCTGGTCTCTGAGCGCCGTCGCCCGCCGCGTCCCCGCCAGTTCGCGCCGGCGGAGCAGAGCCGTGGTGATGGCGCTGACGGTGCTGGTCATGTTCCTGCTCTGCTTCGCGCCCACCAACTGCCTCCTGCTCTTCCACTACGTCCACATCCACAGGAGCGCCCAGGACGCCCCGGAAGGTTCCTACGCCGCCTACTTGGTCTTCCTGTGCTTGGGGAGCCTCAACTGCCTGCTGGACCCGCTGCTCTATTTCTTCGGCTCCTCTCAGTGCCAGAGAGAACTGCTCGGGCTGCTCAGGTGCGGCAAGGCAGCCAAGACCTTCAGCGGCTCCTCGTCCGACTCCTACAGGTCCAGCACCAGAACCTTCCTCAAGCCCGGCTCCAGGATCGACACGTCTGTCGCCAAGCAGGATTCTTTGGGCGGGCAGTACAAGAAGCTTCTGGTCTGA